From Natronocella acetinitrilica, a single genomic window includes:
- a CDS encoding NADP-dependent malic enzyme, which translates to MSNDFDEQALRYHREPTPGKLAITATKPLANQRDLSLAYSPGVAAACRAIVDDPATAADYTARGNLVAVISNGTAVLGLGNIGPLASKPVMEGKAVLFKKFANIDVFDLEVSENDPEEFIKTVARLEPTFGGINLEDIKAPECFVIERELRKRMNIPVFHDDQHGTAIIVCAAVLNGLRIVNKELADVRVVCSGAGAAALACLDLLVKLGIKREHITICDIDGVVYQGREASMDEWKAIYAQDTEARTLGDVIGEADIFMGLSAPNVLKPEMVKRMAKDPLILALANPVPEIQPELAREVRPDALIATGRSDYPNQVNNVLCFPYIFRGALDVGATGINDEMKLAAVKAIADLAMDEPSELVAKAYGGNAARFGPDYLIPSPFDPRLLVRIAPAVAKAAMESGVATRPMEDFQLYRQGLLQFVYKSGLLMKPLFERARQSPKRLAYAEGEDRRVLQAAQQAADEGLAHPILVGRPAVIEARLGELGLRLRDGQDMTIVDVDNDPRFRDYWTEYQQIMGRKGVSPEDAKALVRTNTTAIASLMVRKGDADCMICGSVGKFHHHLRQVEELIGTADDVQSLSTITTLILPAGTFFLCDTHATPDPTADELVEMTVMAARQVQAFGLQPKVALVNRSNFGTHDTESARAMRRAVEELHRDHPDLEVDGEMHADVALSQDLRETALPGSRLTGAANLFIMPNVDAAHIAYNLLKALGGGVSIGPILVGARLPVHVVTESVTVRGLVNMTALTVAQAEGIATASAADQ; encoded by the coding sequence ATGAGCAACGATTTCGACGAACAGGCACTGCGCTACCACCGAGAGCCCACTCCCGGAAAGCTTGCAATCACGGCGACCAAACCGCTGGCCAACCAGCGAGACCTGTCCCTTGCCTACTCACCGGGTGTCGCGGCAGCCTGCCGTGCCATCGTCGACGATCCGGCGACCGCGGCGGACTACACGGCTCGCGGCAACCTCGTTGCCGTGATCAGCAACGGCACGGCAGTCCTCGGCCTCGGGAACATCGGCCCCCTCGCCTCCAAACCGGTGATGGAAGGCAAGGCGGTGCTGTTCAAGAAGTTCGCGAACATCGACGTTTTCGACCTGGAAGTGAGCGAGAACGACCCGGAAGAGTTCATCAAGACTGTTGCCCGGCTGGAACCCACCTTCGGCGGCATCAATCTCGAGGATATCAAGGCACCCGAGTGCTTCGTCATCGAGCGGGAATTGCGCAAGCGCATGAACATCCCGGTTTTCCACGATGATCAGCATGGAACGGCGATTATCGTCTGCGCGGCAGTGTTGAATGGCTTGCGTATCGTCAACAAGGAACTGGCCGATGTCCGGGTGGTTTGCTCCGGTGCCGGCGCAGCCGCCCTGGCCTGTCTGGATCTACTGGTCAAGCTCGGTATCAAGCGCGAGCACATCACCATCTGCGACATCGATGGCGTGGTCTACCAGGGCCGCGAAGCAAGCATGGACGAGTGGAAAGCCATCTACGCCCAGGATACGGAGGCCCGAACCCTTGGCGATGTCATTGGCGAGGCCGACATCTTCATGGGCCTGTCCGCACCCAACGTCCTGAAGCCGGAGATGGTCAAGCGTATGGCGAAGGATCCGCTGATTCTCGCCCTTGCCAATCCGGTGCCCGAGATTCAACCGGAGCTCGCCCGGGAAGTCCGGCCCGATGCACTCATCGCCACCGGTCGATCCGACTATCCCAACCAGGTCAATAATGTCCTGTGTTTTCCCTATATCTTCCGCGGTGCACTGGATGTGGGCGCTACCGGGATCAACGACGAAATGAAGCTGGCAGCGGTGAAGGCTATCGCCGACCTGGCCATGGACGAGCCATCGGAACTGGTGGCCAAAGCCTACGGTGGCAATGCTGCCCGCTTCGGGCCGGATTACCTGATCCCCAGCCCGTTCGATCCACGCCTGCTGGTGCGGATCGCACCAGCGGTGGCAAAAGCCGCCATGGAGAGCGGCGTCGCAACCCGGCCCATGGAAGACTTCCAGCTGTATCGCCAGGGGCTGCTGCAATTCGTCTACAAGTCCGGTCTGCTGATGAAGCCGCTGTTTGAGCGGGCCCGGCAATCTCCGAAACGCCTGGCCTATGCCGAGGGGGAGGACCGACGCGTGCTGCAGGCGGCACAGCAAGCCGCCGACGAAGGCCTGGCCCACCCGATTCTGGTCGGTCGCCCGGCGGTCATCGAGGCCAGGCTCGGGGAACTCGGCCTGCGGCTGCGCGACGGCCAGGACATGACCATTGTCGATGTCGACAACGACCCCCGCTTCCGGGATTACTGGACCGAATACCAGCAGATCATGGGGCGCAAGGGGGTATCGCCGGAAGACGCCAAGGCGCTGGTTCGCACCAACACCACGGCGATCGCATCGCTGATGGTACGCAAGGGTGACGCGGACTGCATGATCTGCGGTTCGGTGGGCAAGTTCCACCACCATTTGCGGCAGGTGGAGGAGCTGATCGGCACCGCCGATGACGTGCAGTCGCTCTCTACCATCACGACGCTGATCCTGCCCGCCGGCACGTTCTTCCTGTGCGATACCCATGCCACGCCTGATCCCACGGCCGATGAACTCGTGGAAATGACCGTCATGGCAGCGCGGCAGGTTCAGGCCTTCGGCCTGCAGCCCAAGGTAGCCCTGGTGAATCGATCGAATTTCGGCACCCACGACACCGAGTCCGCCCGCGCCATGCGTCGCGCCGTGGAGGAGTTGCACCGGGATCATCCGGATCTCGAAGTCGACGGCGAAATGCATGCCGACGTGGCGCTATCCCAGGATCTGCGGGAGACAGCTCTGCCGGGGTCCCGCCTGACAGGTGCCGCAAACCTGTTCATCATGCCCAATGTCGACGCCGCCCATATTGCCTACAACCTGCTGAAGGCGCTGGGCGGCGGTGTCTCCATCGGCCCCATTCTCGTGGGTGCCCGGCTGCCGGTGCACGTGGTCACCGAGTCGGTAACGGTGCGAGGGCTGGTGAACATGACAGCGCTGACCGTGGCGCAGGCCGAGGGTATCGCCACGGCCAGCGCAGCGGACCAATGA
- a CDS encoding DUF2256 domain-containing protein, translating to MKKADLPEKVCAVCGRPFTWRKKWAKVWDEVRYCSERCRRNRRR from the coding sequence ATGAAGAAAGCTGATCTGCCGGAGAAAGTCTGCGCGGTGTGCGGCCGTCCCTTCACCTGGCGCAAAAAATGGGCGAAGGTCTGGGACGAGGTCCGCTATTGTTCAGAGCGATGCCGGCGCAATCGCCGACGTTGA
- a CDS encoding D-2-hydroxyacid dehydrogenase translates to MTRDILLLTDEAARYAEALEERGLNDVTLHVAESLDELDDQALAAPVALGKPALLCKVIDRMPALEWVQSTFAGVDALLDPALRRDYRLTGVKGVFGPLMSEYVLGQIIAVERDFRRMDRAQAAARWEPFPYSGLRGRTMGIAGLGSIGRDIAATARHFGMRVLGYKRSPGEVEGVDAVYAGADFAEFAAAVDYLVLVMPATAETEHVINATTLSAMKPSAWLINVGRGALVNEAALAEALEQRRIGGAILDVFEEEPLPGSSSLWKLSNVVITPHVAAESFPEDIAGIFADNWQRFQGGKPLLYEIDFERGY, encoded by the coding sequence ATGACACGAGACATACTTCTACTGACAGACGAGGCGGCGCGCTATGCCGAGGCGCTGGAGGAACGCGGTCTCAATGACGTGACCCTGCATGTGGCGGAGTCCTTGGATGAACTCGACGATCAGGCCCTGGCCGCACCGGTGGCGCTGGGCAAGCCGGCCTTGCTCTGCAAGGTGATTGACCGCATGCCGGCACTGGAGTGGGTGCAGTCCACCTTCGCCGGTGTCGATGCGCTGCTCGATCCGGCACTGCGTCGCGACTACCGCCTGACCGGTGTGAAGGGGGTTTTCGGGCCGCTGATGAGCGAATATGTGCTTGGCCAGATCATCGCGGTGGAGCGTGACTTCCGTCGCATGGATCGTGCTCAGGCGGCCGCCCGGTGGGAGCCTTTCCCTTACAGCGGGCTGCGGGGCCGGACCATGGGTATCGCCGGGCTTGGCTCCATCGGCCGGGACATTGCTGCCACGGCGCGACACTTCGGTATGCGGGTGCTTGGTTACAAGCGCTCACCGGGCGAGGTCGAAGGTGTTGACGCCGTCTATGCTGGGGCCGACTTCGCGGAGTTTGCGGCAGCCGTCGACTACCTGGTGTTGGTGATGCCCGCAACAGCCGAAACAGAACACGTGATCAATGCCACGACGCTCAGCGCGATGAAACCGTCGGCCTGGCTGATCAATGTCGGGCGCGGTGCGCTGGTCAATGAGGCGGCGCTGGCTGAAGCCCTGGAGCAGCGCCGCATCGGCGGAGCCATTCTGGACGTGTTCGAGGAAGAGCCACTGCCGGGCAGCAGCTCGCTGTGGAAGCTGTCCAACGTGGTGATTACGCCCCACGTGGCGGCGGAGAGCTTCCCCGAGGACATCGCAGGAATCTTCGCCGACAACTGGCAACGGTTCCAGGGCGGCAAGCCGCTGCTCTACGAGATCGATTTCGAACGGGGCTATTGA
- a CDS encoding response regulator, whose protein sequence is MNSILVVDDHPEARSWLVDISLRAFRGASVIAAATLAQARERMRGTHLDLALVDLGLPDGNGSSLVTELARRSPETFLVVTTIFDDDHHLFTALAAGAGGYLLKDEPEDQIIDRLQGILRGNPPLAPGIARRILRHFQDQAMQPLARRPTIGKGALLSDRETEVLALLAKGLNRTDVARVLNISPNTAAGHVKAIYRKLNVSGRAEATLEAVNLGIVDPPA, encoded by the coding sequence TTGAACAGCATACTGGTTGTGGATGATCACCCGGAGGCGCGCTCCTGGCTGGTGGATATTTCACTGCGGGCATTCCGCGGTGCCTCGGTGATCGCGGCGGCGACCCTGGCCCAGGCCCGGGAGCGCATGCGAGGCACCCATCTGGATCTCGCCCTGGTGGATCTGGGGCTGCCGGACGGCAATGGTTCCTCGTTGGTGACCGAACTGGCTCGTCGCTCCCCTGAAACTTTCCTGGTCGTGACCACCATTTTCGATGACGACCACCATCTGTTCACGGCCCTGGCCGCCGGTGCCGGTGGCTACCTGCTGAAGGATGAGCCGGAAGATCAGATCATCGACCGGCTGCAGGGCATTCTCCGCGGCAATCCTCCGCTTGCCCCGGGTATCGCCCGGCGTATCCTGCGGCATTTTCAGGATCAGGCCATGCAGCCCCTTGCTCGTCGCCCCACCATAGGCAAGGGCGCACTGTTGAGCGATCGCGAGACAGAGGTGCTGGCCTTGCTGGCCAAGGGCCTGAACCGGACAGATGTGGCACGGGTGCTGAACATTTCACCCAACACCGCCGCCGGGCACGTGAAAGCGATTTACCGCAAGCTCAATGTGTCGGGCCGGGCTGAGGCCACACTCGAGGCAGTGAATCTCGGGATCGTGGATCCTCCGGCCTAG
- a CDS encoding sensor histidine kinase, translated as MATSSDRLLRVAPLPLVAGCAFLALLLILLAVRLAMHQPWLGVAWTPTSNGAGLVVDAVHPESPLRGRLEPGEQVVALRDVYGHFESLVAYDPTLEPHGLATFAEHVDYLERQGRFARMLAADSGIVLVLADGRRLHARPLEARPVQSLPSEFWLFNLFGTVALLIGAAVWAFRRQASAPRLLMLSGVGFFLATLFNSVYLVRELALPAGLFDGLMRANHLGLAVLLGGLLALLIYYPRRLGDWPAGWIVFGLMTVYQLNENLRLFDLPVHTFYLPLMILYALGVLVAAGQWRAAREEPLDRAALKWLFLSVFLFMGIGLVLYFVPIAFGEAPLLSQTAMVGCATVMYVGFALGVVRYRLFDLERWWFSVWLWFLGGVAVLLVDMALIFLLGLQPIQALGLAAILVGWLYFPARQRLWQLMAPGSQTSVVTELPDLVQSMFSAETGKAVEAGWRSSLQRSFMPITITCSDGDLERPLLAESGAALLVPMVEQRGSLRLLYARGGQRLYGESDVDRVSALLAVARRTCQARRARDEGARTERQRILRDLHDDVGGQLLSLLHAAPDKRMADLSRGALQALRESIYALDDQCDRHLEDALAEWRLELRERLQGNGVTLAWEQRLGSSLRPRLTARQYINLKRILAEAATNALRHARPTFLRVSWSFVDGWLELGILNDGIEIVASPSDRAHAELEGRGMHNMRTRAGELRGTVRAQPLENSADHFLVDVSFPLADHEGAAPSRPPDVVSRTVDAVRQTDRESG; from the coding sequence TTGGCTACTTCATCCGATCGCCTGCTTCGCGTTGCGCCACTGCCGCTGGTGGCGGGCTGCGCCTTTCTGGCGTTGCTGTTGATCCTGCTGGCTGTTCGGCTTGCCATGCATCAACCATGGCTCGGGGTTGCATGGACGCCGACAAGCAACGGGGCGGGCCTGGTTGTCGATGCCGTTCACCCCGAGAGCCCGCTCCGCGGCCGGTTGGAGCCGGGGGAACAAGTCGTTGCCCTGCGAGATGTCTACGGGCACTTCGAAAGTCTGGTTGCCTACGATCCGACCCTGGAGCCCCACGGTCTGGCCACTTTTGCCGAACATGTGGACTACTTGGAGCGCCAGGGCCGCTTCGCCCGGATGCTCGCCGCTGACAGCGGTATTGTGCTTGTGCTCGCGGATGGTCGTCGACTGCATGCCCGGCCTCTGGAAGCCCGGCCCGTCCAGTCTCTGCCGTCGGAATTCTGGCTCTTCAATCTGTTTGGCACCGTGGCCTTGTTGATCGGAGCCGCGGTGTGGGCGTTCCGTCGCCAGGCGTCGGCGCCCCGGCTGCTGATGCTCTCCGGCGTCGGATTCTTCCTTGCCACGCTCTTCAACAGCGTCTACCTGGTGCGGGAACTGGCCTTGCCCGCGGGACTGTTCGATGGGCTGATGCGCGCCAATCACCTCGGGCTCGCCGTTCTGCTTGGCGGTCTCCTGGCACTGCTCATCTACTATCCGCGACGGCTGGGTGACTGGCCCGCTGGTTGGATCGTGTTTGGCCTGATGACTGTCTACCAGTTGAACGAAAACCTGCGACTCTTCGATCTGCCGGTGCACACCTTCTACCTGCCCCTGATGATTCTCTACGCACTGGGTGTTCTGGTCGCGGCGGGGCAGTGGCGGGCTGCCCGCGAGGAGCCGCTGGATCGCGCAGCACTGAAGTGGCTGTTCCTGTCGGTTTTCCTCTTCATGGGCATCGGGCTGGTGCTCTACTTCGTGCCGATTGCCTTTGGCGAGGCGCCGTTGCTGTCGCAAACCGCCATGGTCGGCTGCGCCACCGTCATGTACGTGGGTTTTGCCCTGGGGGTTGTCCGCTACCGCCTCTTCGATCTGGAGCGCTGGTGGTTCAGCGTCTGGCTCTGGTTCCTCGGTGGCGTGGCTGTGCTGCTGGTGGACATGGCGCTGATCTTCCTGCTGGGCCTGCAGCCGATCCAGGCCCTGGGGCTGGCAGCCATTCTCGTGGGATGGCTTTATTTCCCCGCACGGCAGCGGCTATGGCAGCTCATGGCGCCGGGTAGCCAGACTTCTGTCGTTACCGAACTGCCGGATCTGGTGCAGAGCATGTTCTCCGCCGAAACCGGCAAGGCCGTGGAGGCGGGCTGGCGCAGTTCGCTGCAGCGCAGCTTCATGCCCATCACGATCACGTGCAGCGATGGCGACCTCGAGCGGCCCCTGCTTGCGGAGTCAGGGGCGGCGTTGCTGGTGCCCATGGTCGAACAGCGAGGTTCCCTGCGGCTGCTGTATGCCCGGGGCGGTCAGCGACTCTACGGCGAATCGGATGTTGATCGCGTCAGCGCACTGCTTGCCGTCGCCCGGCGCACCTGTCAGGCCCGTCGAGCCCGGGACGAGGGTGCACGAACCGAACGCCAGCGTATTCTCCGGGACCTGCATGACGATGTCGGCGGTCAGTTGCTTAGCCTACTGCATGCAGCTCCGGACAAGCGCATGGCCGACCTCAGTCGTGGTGCCCTGCAGGCGCTTCGGGAATCCATCTATGCCCTGGACGATCAGTGTGATCGACACCTTGAGGACGCCCTGGCCGAATGGCGTCTGGAGTTGCGTGAGCGGTTGCAGGGCAACGGCGTGACGCTTGCCTGGGAGCAACGGCTTGGCAGTTCGTTGCGGCCGCGGCTGACTGCGCGGCAGTACATCAATCTCAAGCGGATTCTCGCCGAAGCGGCTACCAATGCGTTGAGACACGCCAGACCGACATTTCTGCGCGTCAGCTGGAGTTTCGTTGACGGGTGGCTCGAATTGGGCATTCTCAATGACGGTATCGAGATTGTGGCGAGTCCTTCTGACCGGGCTCACGCGGAGCTGGAAGGCCGTGGCATGCATAACATGCGGACCCGCGCCGGCGAACTGCGGGGAACAGTCCGTGCCCAGCCGCTGGAGAATTCGGCGGACCATTTCCTGGTGGACGTAAGCTTTCCCTTGGCCGACCATGAAGGTGCTGCACCGAGTCGTCCCCCGGACGTGGTATCGCGTACGGTGGACGCTGTGCGGCAAACTGACAGGGAATCCGGATGA
- a CDS encoding cryptochrome/photolyase family protein: MTCVRHLLVCLGDQLDPDSALLRQGDASQDQLWMAEVDEESTHVWSHKARIVLFLSAMRHFRDEREADGWRVQYRCLDQHTASGLDAALTEDIARLTPERVRVLQPGDYRVLQRLRSACDQAGVPLDVVDDEHFFDTPAGFNAWAEGRKQLRLEYYYRALRKRFAVLMDGDQPLGGQWNFDKDNRRDFGSSGPGRIPAPRAFPPDPTTRDVIALVEHRFADHPGTLDDFDWPVTPGDAGQALEDFVNHRLAAFGPYQDALWANQPWLYHSRLSAAMNLKLLSPRAAVAAAERAYAEGLAPLQSVEGFIRQILGWREYVRGIYWRSMPDYLQGNALDAQAPLPTFFWTGDTDMRCLADAIGQTLRYGYAHHIQRLMVTGLYMLLYGVHPDAVHRWYLAVYVDAVEWVEAPNTIGMSQFADDGTMASKPYCATGKYIRRMSNHCADCRFDPERRTGEAACPFTTLYWDFLQRNRERLQAVGRMSMQLRNLDRLDATELTAIRRQAQAHRDAVSG; the protein is encoded by the coding sequence ATGACCTGCGTTCGCCATCTGCTGGTCTGTCTGGGCGATCAACTCGATCCCGACAGTGCGTTGCTGCGACAGGGTGATGCCTCGCAGGATCAACTGTGGATGGCCGAGGTCGATGAGGAGTCCACCCATGTGTGGTCCCACAAGGCGCGGATCGTGCTGTTCCTGTCGGCAATGCGGCACTTCCGCGACGAACGTGAGGCGGACGGCTGGCGGGTTCAGTACCGTTGCCTTGATCAGCACACGGCAAGCGGTCTCGACGCCGCGCTGACCGAAGACATCGCCAGGTTGACTCCGGAGCGCGTGAGAGTGCTGCAGCCCGGGGACTACCGGGTGCTGCAGAGGCTGCGCAGCGCCTGTGACCAGGCAGGTGTGCCGCTGGATGTTGTCGACGACGAGCATTTCTTCGACACGCCGGCTGGCTTCAATGCCTGGGCGGAAGGGCGCAAGCAGTTGCGGCTCGAATACTACTATCGTGCCCTGCGCAAGCGCTTTGCTGTTTTGATGGACGGTGATCAGCCCCTCGGCGGGCAGTGGAACTTCGACAAGGACAATCGCCGTGATTTCGGCAGCAGTGGGCCAGGCCGAATCCCGGCCCCCAGGGCATTTCCGCCGGACCCAACAACCCGCGATGTCATCGCTCTGGTCGAGCACCGGTTCGCCGATCATCCCGGGACACTGGATGATTTCGATTGGCCCGTCACCCCCGGGGATGCCGGGCAGGCCCTGGAGGATTTCGTCAATCATCGGCTCGCCGCCTTCGGCCCCTACCAGGACGCCCTGTGGGCGAATCAGCCCTGGCTGTACCATTCGCGGTTGTCTGCCGCCATGAACCTCAAGCTGCTGTCGCCCCGTGCCGCGGTGGCGGCGGCGGAGCGGGCGTATGCCGAGGGTCTGGCGCCGTTACAATCCGTAGAGGGCTTTATCCGGCAGATACTCGGTTGGCGGGAATACGTTCGCGGCATCTACTGGCGCTCCATGCCCGATTATCTGCAGGGCAACGCGCTGGATGCGCAGGCGCCGCTGCCGACGTTCTTCTGGACCGGCGACACCGACATGCGCTGCCTCGCCGACGCCATTGGCCAGACGCTGCGCTACGGCTATGCTCACCATATCCAGCGACTCATGGTCACCGGCCTGTACATGCTGCTCTACGGCGTGCATCCGGATGCCGTGCATCGCTGGTATCTCGCCGTATACGTGGATGCCGTGGAATGGGTGGAAGCCCCCAACACCATCGGCATGAGCCAGTTCGCCGACGATGGCACCATGGCCTCCAAACCCTATTGCGCCACTGGCAAGTACATCCGGCGCATGAGCAACCACTGCGCTGATTGTCGCTTTGATCCGGAACGACGCACCGGGGAGGCGGCCTGCCCATTCACCACACTGTACTGGGACTTCCTGCAGCGTAACCGTGAACGTCTGCAAGCAGTGGGCCGCATGTCGATGCAGCTGCGCAATCTCGATCGACTCGACGCCACCGAGCTGACCGCGATCCGCCGTCAGGCCCAAGCGCATCGGGACGCTGTCTCCGGGTGA
- a CDS encoding SDR family oxidoreductase, protein MFRHFPDQFTALIQGASRGIGLETVRQLLNAPQTGLVIATSRDPQASAGLQALADQHGERLVLVSMDVSDPDAIAQAADAVAQRIERLHLLYNVTGILHDNQGLSPEKQLADVRANNLEQSFRVNAMGPMLVAQAFSPLMLHGAPAVLANMSARVGSITDNRLGGWYAYRAAKAAQNMFTRGLSVELGRKSKALAVVALHPGTTDTELSAPFQKRVPSDKLFSVERTARQLLEIIAELEGRDTGRFIAWDGADIPW, encoded by the coding sequence ATGTTCCGACATTTTCCAGACCAGTTCACGGCCCTGATCCAGGGTGCCAGCCGGGGCATTGGTCTCGAGACCGTGCGCCAACTCCTCAATGCGCCGCAGACGGGGCTGGTAATCGCCACCAGTAGAGATCCGCAAGCAAGCGCTGGCTTGCAGGCCCTGGCAGACCAGCATGGCGAGCGGCTTGTGCTGGTGTCCATGGATGTCAGTGACCCGGATGCCATCGCCCAGGCGGCAGATGCGGTCGCGCAACGCATCGAGCGCCTGCATCTACTCTATAACGTGACGGGCATACTGCACGACAACCAGGGGTTGTCCCCGGAAAAACAGCTGGCTGATGTCCGGGCAAACAACCTGGAGCAGAGTTTCCGCGTCAATGCCATGGGGCCGATGCTGGTGGCACAGGCGTTCTCGCCCTTGATGCTGCACGGTGCGCCAGCGGTGCTGGCCAACATGTCGGCGCGGGTTGGCAGCATCACCGATAACCGTCTTGGAGGCTGGTACGCCTATCGCGCCGCAAAGGCGGCCCAGAACATGTTCACGCGGGGGCTGTCCGTTGAACTCGGCCGGAAGTCGAAGGCTCTTGCCGTAGTCGCCCTGCATCCCGGCACCACTGACACCGAGCTGTCCGCGCCTTTCCAGAAACGTGTTCCCAGCGACAAGCTGTTCAGTGTAGAGCGAACCGCCCGCCAGTTGCTCGAGATCATCGCCGAGCTGGAGGGCAGGGACACCGGTCGCTTTATTGCCTGGGATGGGGCTGATATTCCGTGGTGA
- a CDS encoding FAD-binding domain-containing protein — MTLRIVWFKRDLRVVDHGPLLDAAESADAVLPLYVIEPTLWAQPDMAPRHWQFIHAALQELDAALSRLGQPLVIRQGDAATIFRELAAAYRISAVHAHQETGNAWTYQRDLTVSAVLREAGIPLFETRQHGVVRRLGQRDGWSRQWEGLMAEAIRPAPDALRPAVGIRGIRLPDLPGELTDAPRQRHIQPGGRERGLRVLQGFLEHRGIGYSGGISSPVTAWQSSSRLSPHLAWGTLSLREVVHASRARRQSLRDEAASPERRRWLRSLRNFEERLHWHCHFMQKLESEPRIEFENMHRACDGLRENEFRQDRFDAWCRGETGLPLVDACMRAVNAGGWLNFRMRALVVSFAAYHLWLHWRQPALYLARQFTDYEPGIHYCQFQMQSGTTGINTLRIYNPVKQSRDQDPDGVFIRRWIPELGQVPTRWLHEPWTMPEAVQRDSGCRLGEDYPLQVVEHEQAAREARQRFTPIRRSAAANAEADAIRHKHGSRRRPAPRRTRPRPQPPQLSLFGDDGHEES; from the coding sequence ATGACGCTGCGTATCGTCTGGTTCAAGCGCGACCTCCGGGTGGTGGACCACGGACCCTTGCTGGATGCCGCCGAATCCGCAGACGCGGTGCTGCCGCTCTATGTCATCGAGCCGACCCTCTGGGCACAACCGGACATGGCGCCCCGCCACTGGCAGTTCATCCATGCAGCGTTGCAGGAACTGGATGCTGCGTTGAGCAGGCTGGGACAGCCCCTGGTGATTCGCCAGGGTGACGCAGCGACAATCTTCCGGGAACTGGCGGCGGCGTATCGGATCAGCGCGGTGCATGCCCACCAGGAAACGGGTAATGCCTGGACCTATCAACGGGATCTCACGGTCTCCGCGGTGCTGCGCGAGGCCGGCATTCCGCTGTTCGAGACACGTCAGCACGGGGTGGTTCGCCGCCTGGGACAACGCGATGGCTGGTCTCGGCAGTGGGAAGGGCTGATGGCGGAAGCGATCCGGCCAGCACCGGATGCCCTGCGCCCAGCCGTCGGGATCAGGGGCATCCGCCTTCCCGACCTGCCCGGTGAACTGACGGACGCCCCACGACAGCGGCACATCCAGCCCGGCGGTCGCGAGCGCGGCCTGCGTGTACTGCAGGGCTTCCTGGAGCATCGCGGCATCGGCTATTCCGGCGGCATTTCGAGCCCCGTCACCGCCTGGCAGAGCAGTTCGCGACTCAGCCCCCATCTGGCCTGGGGCACCCTGTCGCTACGGGAGGTGGTTCACGCCAGCCGCGCTCGTCGCCAGAGCCTGCGCGATGAGGCAGCCTCTCCGGAACGCAGACGCTGGTTGCGGTCCCTGCGCAACTTCGAAGAGCGCCTCCACTGGCATTGTCATTTCATGCAGAAACTGGAGAGCGAGCCACGCATCGAGTTCGAGAACATGCACAGGGCCTGCGACGGTCTGCGTGAAAACGAATTCCGCCAGGACCGTTTCGATGCCTGGTGCCGGGGCGAAACCGGACTGCCGCTGGTGGATGCCTGCATGCGCGCCGTCAACGCCGGCGGCTGGCTCAATTTCCGGATGCGCGCGCTGGTGGTCTCGTTTGCCGCCTATCATCTCTGGCTGCACTGGCGGCAGCCCGCGCTTTACCTGGCACGGCAATTCACCGACTACGAACCCGGGATCCATTACTGCCAGTTCCAGATGCAATCGGGCACCACCGGCATCAACACCCTGCGCATCTACAACCCGGTCAAGCAAAGCCGAGATCAGGACCCGGATGGCGTATTCATTCGCCGCTGGATACCGGAACTGGGGCAGGTGCCCACCCGCTGGCTGCACGAGCCGTGGACCATGCCCGAGGCGGTGCAACGGGACAGTGGCTGCCGCCTGGGCGAGGATTACCCCTTGCAGGTGGTGGAACACGAGCAGGCCGCCCGGGAAGCGCGGCAGCGGTTCACACCGATCCGGCGTAGTGCGGCGGCCAACGCCGAGGCGGACGCCATTCGCCATAAGCATGGCAGCCGTAGAAGACCTGCACCCAGGCGAACGCGCCCCAGGCCGCAACCGCCCCAGCTCAGCCTGTTCGGGGACGATGGCCATGAAGAAAGCTGA
- a CDS encoding 3'-5' exoribonuclease domain-containing protein: MSRFKPEAVELFVSTDVETDGPAPGSHSMLSLASAVFNPEGELVDTFSANLEPLPDATADRDTMAWWAERPEAWGAATSNAKDPATVMADYAAWLRGLPGKPIFLGYPVAFDFPFVSHYLVRFTGTNPFGRSAIDIHSYAMAVLQTASLGRVIPRRMPPHWIEGDSVASHIALDDATRQGLLFIRMYQENLRRDSGDSPDAESMSEYPEW, from the coding sequence ATGTCCCGCTTCAAGCCCGAGGCAGTCGAGCTTTTCGTGTCCACGGACGTGGAGACCGATGGCCCGGCGCCCGGCTCCCATTCCATGCTGTCGCTCGCTTCTGCGGTGTTCAATCCCGAGGGCGAACTGGTCGACACCTTCTCCGCCAACCTGGAACCGCTGCCCGACGCAACGGCGGACCGCGACACCATGGCCTGGTGGGCCGAGCGGCCGGAGGCCTGGGGAGCAGCGACCAGCAATGCGAAAGACCCCGCGACGGTTATGGCCGACTATGCTGCGTGGTTGCGGGGCCTGCCGGGCAAGCCGATTTTTCTCGGTTACCCGGTCGCCTTCGATTTCCCCTTTGTCAGCCATTACCTGGTTCGGTTCACCGGTACCAACCCGTTCGGCCGCTCGGCCATCGACATACACAGCTACGCCATGGCCGTTCTACAAACCGCGAGCCTGGGCCGGGTCATTCCGCGCCGCATGCCGCCCCACTGGATCGAGGGTGATTCAGTGGCCAGTCATATCGCGCTGGATGACGCAACCCGCCAGGGGCTGCTCTTCATCCGCATGTACCAGGAGAACCTGCGTCGCGACAGCGGCGATTCGCCTGATGCCGAGTCGATGTCGGAGTATCCGGAATGGTAG